A region from the Micrococcus cohnii genome encodes:
- the trpS gene encoding tryptophan--tRNA ligase encodes MTEQTQQQARGARRNTVADVLAQDPATTAHLPGAGRGHRVLSGMQPSADSLHLGNYLGALVNWVRTQDDVESFFFVPDLHAITVPQEPEALAQRTRVAAAQYIAAGIDPQRSTLFVQSQVPEHAQLAWVLTCMTGMGEAMRMTQFKDKAAKQGQDAAGVGLLAYPMLMAADILLYQPHGVPVGDDQRQHVELTRTLAQRFNHRFGETFVVPTGFYPEAGARIYDLQAPTSKMSKSAQSPNGLINILDAPKTIAKRIKSAVTDDGTQVRFDREAKPGVSNLLTILSAVTQRPVAALEAEFEGKMYGHLKVAVADAVVEALAPIRERALELLEDPTELDRILADGAHKAREVAQPVLQDVYAKVGFLPPMG; translated from the coding sequence TGCCCGGTGCAGGGCGGGGGCACCGCGTGCTCTCGGGGATGCAGCCCTCGGCGGACTCGCTGCACCTGGGCAACTACCTGGGCGCCCTCGTGAACTGGGTGCGCACCCAGGACGACGTCGAGTCCTTCTTCTTCGTCCCGGACCTGCACGCGATCACCGTGCCGCAGGAGCCCGAGGCGCTGGCCCAGCGCACGCGCGTCGCCGCGGCCCAGTACATCGCGGCGGGCATCGACCCGCAGCGCTCCACCCTGTTCGTGCAGTCGCAGGTGCCTGAACACGCCCAGCTGGCCTGGGTGCTCACCTGCATGACGGGCATGGGCGAGGCCATGCGCATGACGCAGTTCAAGGACAAGGCCGCGAAACAGGGCCAGGACGCCGCCGGGGTCGGGCTGCTGGCCTACCCGATGCTCATGGCCGCGGACATCCTGCTGTACCAGCCGCACGGGGTGCCCGTCGGTGACGACCAGCGCCAGCACGTTGAGCTCACCCGCACGCTCGCGCAGCGGTTCAACCACCGGTTCGGCGAGACGTTCGTGGTGCCCACCGGTTTCTATCCGGAGGCCGGCGCGCGCATCTATGACCTGCAGGCCCCCACGTCGAAGATGTCGAAGTCCGCGCAGTCCCCGAACGGGCTGATCAACATCCTCGACGCCCCGAAGACCATCGCCAAGCGCATCAAGTCGGCCGTCACCGACGACGGCACGCAGGTGCGCTTCGACCGCGAGGCCAAGCCGGGCGTCTCGAACCTGTTGACGATCCTCTCGGCGGTGACGCAGCGGCCGGTCGCTGCGCTCGAGGCCGAGTTCGAGGGCAAGATGTACGGCCACCTCAAGGTCGCCGTCGCGGACGCCGTGGTGGAGGCCCTCGCTCCCATCCGCGAGCGCGCCCTCGAGCTGCTCGAGGACCCGACCGAGCTGGACCGGATTCTCGCCGACGGGGCGCACAAGGCCCGCGAGGTCGCTCAGCCGGTGCTGCAGGACGTCTACGCCAAGGTCGGTTTCCTTCCTCCGATGGGCTGA
- a CDS encoding ABC transporter ATP-binding protein, translating to MAATATQGAPPNGPRSPRTGTEPVLETENLVKIYGKGPSRFDALKGLTLQIHRGESVAIVGKSGSGKSTLMHLIALLDQPSAGVVAMDGQPVSQLKTSQVAKLRNETFGFVFQQFFLNPGQTVLENVMLPLKIAGVGRAERKRRGMEVLDRLGLADKAKNKATDLSGGQKQRVCIARALVNRPTVLFADEPTGNLDTATSEVVEDILFSLNREEGITLVVVTHDDDLAARCDRRIEMQDGLIIADSRESTTEGAHRTGERA from the coding sequence ATGGCCGCGACAGCGACGCAGGGGGCACCGCCGAACGGGCCCCGCTCACCGAGGACAGGAACCGAGCCGGTCCTGGAGACGGAGAACCTGGTCAAGATCTACGGCAAGGGCCCCTCGCGCTTCGACGCGCTCAAGGGCCTGACCCTGCAGATCCACCGGGGTGAGTCCGTCGCGATCGTCGGCAAGTCCGGATCCGGCAAATCCACGCTCATGCACCTGATCGCGCTGCTGGACCAGCCGAGCGCCGGCGTCGTGGCGATGGACGGACAGCCCGTCTCCCAGTTGAAGACCTCCCAGGTGGCGAAGCTGCGCAATGAGACCTTCGGGTTCGTGTTCCAGCAGTTCTTCCTCAATCCGGGGCAGACCGTGCTCGAGAACGTCATGCTGCCCCTGAAGATCGCCGGCGTGGGCCGGGCCGAGCGCAAGCGCCGCGGCATGGAGGTGCTCGACCGCCTCGGCTTGGCGGACAAGGCCAAGAACAAGGCGACCGACCTCTCCGGTGGCCAGAAGCAGCGCGTGTGCATCGCCCGTGCCCTGGTGAACCGGCCGACGGTGCTCTTCGCTGACGAACCGACGGGGAACCTCGACACCGCGACCTCCGAGGTCGTGGAGGACATCCTCTTCAGCCTCAATCGTGAGGAGGGCATCACCCTGGTCGTGGTGACCCACGACGACGACCTCGCCGCCCGCTGCGACCGGCGGATCGAGATGCAGGATGGGCTGATTATCGCGGACAGCCGCGAGAGCACGACCGAGGGCGCACACCGAACGGGGGAGCGGGCATGA
- a CDS encoding ABC transporter permease, whose product MRMMDVAGTALSNTWRSKARTLLTVIAIVVGAFTLTLTSGLGAGVNKYVDTVVEGFGAPDELSVSKQSDTPAGGGMMGGAPTEYEEETGGGEMFGTPLLTKKDLEAIEKTKHVTDVETVRMVEPDYIQGEDGTKWQVPFMGSSAEIDMLSLDAGRAPVEDAAEITVPVEWVEPLGGKSAEDVLGQQVTLAASNPLQERDTVTATVVGVTGTAASGSGAGPVPSVSLEQDLHDITTKGLPEQQRNTYFQATVTVEDMEANEQAVKQSLAEQGYQAQTLEEQLGVIRGIIDAVTWVLSGFGLIALLAASFGIINTLLMSVQERTREIGLMKSLGMSSGKVFTLFSMEAVMIGLMGSVVGVGLGLAVGFGANALLVNGALKDVAGLTLFALNPLAILGTIGLILLIAFLAGTLPALRAARKDPISALRYE is encoded by the coding sequence ATGAGGATGATGGACGTCGCCGGGACGGCGCTGAGCAACACGTGGCGGTCGAAGGCCCGCACCCTGCTGACGGTCATCGCGATCGTCGTGGGAGCGTTCACCCTGACCCTGACCTCTGGTCTGGGCGCCGGCGTGAACAAGTACGTGGACACCGTGGTCGAGGGCTTTGGCGCCCCCGACGAACTGAGCGTGTCCAAGCAGAGTGACACGCCCGCCGGCGGCGGCATGATGGGCGGTGCTCCGACCGAGTACGAGGAGGAGACCGGCGGTGGCGAGATGTTCGGCACGCCGCTGCTGACGAAGAAGGACCTGGAGGCGATCGAGAAGACCAAGCACGTCACCGACGTGGAGACGGTCCGCATGGTCGAGCCCGATTACATTCAGGGCGAGGACGGCACCAAGTGGCAGGTCCCGTTCATGGGCAGCTCGGCCGAGATCGACATGCTCTCCCTCGACGCCGGCCGCGCACCGGTCGAGGACGCCGCGGAGATCACCGTGCCGGTGGAGTGGGTTGAGCCCCTCGGTGGAAAGTCGGCCGAGGACGTCCTCGGGCAGCAGGTCACGCTCGCCGCCTCGAACCCGCTGCAGGAACGCGACACCGTCACCGCCACCGTGGTCGGCGTGACGGGCACGGCCGCCTCGGGCTCGGGAGCGGGCCCGGTGCCGTCGGTCTCGCTCGAGCAGGACCTGCACGACATCACGACGAAGGGTCTGCCCGAGCAGCAGCGCAACACCTACTTCCAGGCCACCGTGACCGTCGAGGACATGGAGGCCAACGAGCAGGCCGTCAAACAGTCGCTGGCGGAGCAGGGCTACCAGGCCCAGACACTGGAGGAACAGCTCGGCGTCATCCGCGGGATCATCGACGCGGTGACCTGGGTGCTCAGCGGCTTCGGCTTGATCGCCCTGCTGGCGGCGAGCTTCGGCATCATCAACACCCTGCTGATGTCGGTGCAGGAGCGCACCCGCGAGATCGGCCTGATGAAGTCTCTGGGCATGAGCTCCGGCAAGGTCTTCACGCTGTTCTCCATGGAGGCGGTCATGATCGGACTGATGGGCTCGGTGGTCGGCGTCGGGCTGGGCCTGGCCGTCGGCTTCGGGGCGAACGCCCTGCTCGTGAACGGCGCTCTGAAGGACGTCGCCGGGCTCACCCTGTTCGCGCTGAACCCGCTGGCGATCCTCGGCACGATCGGGCTGATCCTGCTCATCGCCTTCCTCGCCGGCACTCTGCCGGCCCTGCGCGCGGCACGGAAGGACCCGATCAGCGCCCTGCGTTACGAGTGA
- a CDS encoding succinate dehydrogenase iron-sulfur subunit has product MSTAVTETAEPASKVELNQGSGDAGGVESFDIVLRVRRYLPEDSEAAYWDEWKLTMYGTDRVLDALHKVKWEHDGSLSFRRSCAHGICGSDAMRINGRNRLACKTLLKDLDLSKPITVEAIKGLPVEKDLIVDMEPFFQSYREIMPFLVSEGHEPTRERFQSQHDREIYDDTTKCILCAACTSSCPVFWTDGQYFGPAAIVNAHRFIFDSRDDAGDMRLEILNDKEGVWRCRTTFNCTDACPRGIQVTKAIAEVKQAILARSV; this is encoded by the coding sequence ATGAGCACTGCAGTCACCGAAACCGCCGAGCCGGCCTCGAAGGTCGAGCTGAACCAGGGCTCCGGAGACGCCGGGGGCGTCGAGAGCTTCGACATCGTCCTGCGCGTGCGCCGCTACCTCCCGGAGGACTCGGAGGCAGCGTACTGGGACGAGTGGAAGCTCACCATGTACGGCACGGACCGCGTGCTGGACGCCCTGCACAAGGTCAAGTGGGAGCACGACGGCTCGCTGTCGTTCCGTCGCTCCTGCGCCCACGGCATCTGCGGCTCGGACGCGATGCGGATCAACGGCCGCAACCGCCTGGCCTGCAAGACCCTGCTGAAGGACCTGGACCTGTCCAAGCCCATCACGGTCGAGGCCATCAAGGGCCTGCCGGTCGAGAAGGACCTGATCGTGGACATGGAACCGTTCTTCCAGTCCTACCGCGAGATCATGCCGTTCCTTGTCTCCGAGGGCCACGAGCCGACCCGTGAGCGCTTCCAGTCGCAGCACGATCGCGAGATCTACGACGACACCACCAAGTGCATCCTGTGCGCAGCGTGCACCTCGTCGTGCCCGGTGTTCTGGACTGACGGCCAGTACTTCGGCCCGGCCGCGATCGTGAACGCGCACCGGTTCATCTTCGACTCGCGTGACGACGCCGGCGACATGCGCCTGGAGATCCTGAACGACAAGGAAGGCGTGTGGCGCTGCCGCACGACCTTCAACTGCACCGATGCGTGCCCGCGCGGCATTCAGGTGACCAAGGCGATCGCCGAGGTCAAGCAGGCCATTCTGGCCCGCTCCGTCTGA
- the sdhA gene encoding succinate dehydrogenase flavoprotein subunit, which translates to MQVHKYDVVIVGAGGAGMRAAIESGQRARTAVLTKIYPTRSHTGAAQGGMCAALANVEEDNWEWHTFDTIKGGDYLVDQDAAEVMAKEAIDAVLDLERMGLPFNRTPEGKIDQRRFGGHTRDHGKSPVRRACYAADRTGHMILQTLYQNCVKHNVEFYNEFYALDLLMVDEEATREDGTAYTQKRVAGVVSYELATGEIHVFQAKSVVFATGGAGKVFKTTSNAHTLTGDGMAIAYRAGLPLEDMEFVQFHPTGLAGLGILLSEAARGEGGILRNADGERFMERYAPTIKDLAPRDIVARSMAEEVRQGRGCGPNKDYVLLDLTHLEPAHIDAKLPDITEFARTYLGVEPYTEPVPVFPTCHYFMGGIPTNIKGEVLQDNDTVVPGLYAAGEVACVSVHGSNRLGTNSLLDINVFGRRAGIYAAEYAGTAGFVDLPENGEAPIVEQIENLRSATGTEKVADLRARLQEVMDADMQVFRTEESIRRALAEIEDLRTRHRNISVQDKGKRFNLDLLEGVELGYLLDIAEAMTLAALGRKESRGGHYREDYPDRDDENFMAHTMIYRDETAEMEGVKGIRFDTKPVVITRYQPMERKY; encoded by the coding sequence ATGCAGGTACACAAGTACGACGTGGTCATCGTCGGCGCCGGCGGAGCCGGCATGCGCGCGGCCATCGAATCGGGGCAGCGCGCCCGCACCGCCGTGCTCACCAAGATCTACCCGACCCGCTCCCACACCGGCGCCGCCCAGGGCGGCATGTGCGCCGCCCTGGCCAACGTCGAGGAGGACAACTGGGAGTGGCACACCTTCGACACCATCAAGGGCGGCGACTATCTGGTGGACCAGGACGCCGCTGAAGTCATGGCCAAGGAGGCCATCGACGCGGTGCTCGACCTCGAGCGGATGGGCCTGCCGTTCAACCGCACGCCCGAGGGCAAGATCGACCAGCGCCGGTTCGGCGGACACACCCGCGACCACGGCAAGTCGCCCGTGCGTCGCGCGTGCTACGCCGCGGACCGCACCGGCCACATGATCCTGCAGACGCTCTACCAGAACTGCGTCAAGCACAACGTGGAGTTCTACAACGAGTTCTACGCGCTGGACCTGCTCATGGTCGACGAGGAGGCCACCCGCGAGGACGGCACCGCGTACACGCAGAAGCGCGTGGCCGGCGTTGTCTCCTATGAGCTCGCCACCGGCGAGATCCACGTCTTCCAGGCCAAGTCGGTCGTGTTCGCCACCGGCGGCGCCGGCAAGGTCTTCAAGACCACCTCGAACGCGCACACCCTGACCGGCGACGGTATGGCCATCGCCTACCGCGCCGGCCTGCCGCTCGAGGACATGGAGTTCGTGCAGTTCCACCCGACCGGCCTGGCCGGCCTGGGCATCCTGCTCTCGGAGGCCGCTCGCGGCGAGGGTGGCATCCTGCGCAACGCCGACGGAGAGCGCTTCATGGAGCGCTACGCCCCGACCATCAAGGACCTGGCGCCGCGTGACATCGTGGCGCGGTCGATGGCCGAGGAGGTCCGCCAGGGCCGCGGCTGCGGACCGAACAAGGACTACGTGCTGCTCGACCTCACCCACCTGGAGCCGGCGCACATCGACGCCAAGCTCCCGGACATCACGGAGTTCGCGCGCACGTACCTGGGCGTCGAGCCGTACACCGAGCCGGTGCCGGTCTTCCCGACCTGCCACTACTTCATGGGCGGCATCCCGACGAACATCAAGGGCGAGGTCCTGCAGGACAACGACACCGTCGTGCCGGGCCTCTACGCCGCGGGCGAGGTCGCCTGCGTGTCCGTGCACGGCTCGAACCGGCTCGGCACCAACTCACTGCTGGACATCAACGTGTTCGGCCGTCGCGCGGGCATCTACGCCGCGGAGTACGCGGGCACGGCCGGCTTCGTGGACCTGCCGGAGAACGGCGAGGCGCCGATTGTCGAGCAGATCGAGAACCTGCGCTCGGCCACCGGCACGGAGAAGGTCGCTGACCTGCGGGCTCGCCTCCAGGAGGTCATGGACGCCGACATGCAGGTGTTCCGCACTGAGGAGTCGATCCGCCGCGCGCTCGCCGAGATCGAGGACCTGCGCACCCGCCACCGCAACATCTCCGTGCAGGACAAGGGCAAGCGCTTCAACCTCGACCTGCTCGAGGGCGTCGAGCTCGGGTACCTGCTGGACATCGCCGAGGCGATGACCCTGGCCGCCCTGGGCCGCAAGGAGTCCCGCGGCGGTCACTACCGCGAGGACTACCCGGACCGCGACGACGAGAACTTCATGGCGCACACCATGATCTACCGCGACGAGACCGCGGAGATGGAGGGCGTCAAGGGCATCCGCTTCGATACGAAGCCGGTCGTCATCACCCGTTACCAGCCGATGGAGCGTAAGTACTGA
- a CDS encoding succinate dehydrogenase hydrophobic membrane anchor subunit encodes MSHATETTIAAPRTGRIDPKYTRSKGGKGNFEMLAWLFMRLSGVVLVVLIFGHLISNLLVGEGIAGVDFGFVAGKWADPMWQFWDLLLLWLAMLHGTNGMRTIINDYAHKDRVRFWLSMILYVATAAIIILGTLVIFTFEPCMVDASGQLLKDVPAFCHG; translated from the coding sequence ATGAGCCACGCAACTGAGACCACCATCGCCGCTCCGCGCACGGGTCGGATCGACCCGAAGTACACGCGAAGCAAGGGCGGCAAGGGCAACTTCGAGATGCTCGCATGGCTGTTCATGCGACTGTCCGGCGTCGTGCTGGTCGTGCTGATCTTCGGCCACCTGATCTCGAACCTGCTGGTCGGCGAGGGCATCGCCGGCGTCGACTTCGGCTTCGTGGCCGGCAAGTGGGCCGACCCAATGTGGCAGTTCTGGGACCTGCTGCTGCTGTGGCTGGCAATGCTGCACGGCACCAACGGCATGCGCACGATCATCAACGACTACGCCCACAAGGATCGGGTCCGGTTCTGGCTGTCGATGATCCTGTACGTGGCGACCGCCGCCATCATCATCCTCGGCACCCTGGTGATCTTCACCTTCGAGCCCTGCATGGTCGACGCGTCCGGCCAGCTGCTGAAGGACGTCCCCGCGTTCTGCCACGGCTGA
- the sdhC gene encoding succinate dehydrogenase, cytochrome b556 subunit, protein MTSATAQAPAKEGRGTLYRGYGGMWSWVGHRITGVVIFFYLLVHVLDTSLVRVSPEAYDAVIGAYKTWYFALGEAGLVAAILFHALNGLRIILVDFWAGGTKHHKTLLWVVLALWAVLTIGFCIRHFALAFGGH, encoded by the coding sequence GTGACTAGTGCCACTGCGCAGGCCCCGGCCAAAGAAGGCCGAGGGACCCTGTACCGCGGCTACGGCGGAATGTGGTCCTGGGTGGGCCACCGCATCACCGGCGTCGTCATCTTCTTCTACCTACTCGTGCACGTGCTCGACACGTCGCTCGTACGCGTCTCGCCCGAGGCCTACGACGCCGTCATCGGCGCCTACAAGACGTGGTACTTCGCCCTCGGCGAGGCCGGCTTGGTCGCCGCCATCCTGTTCCACGCGCTGAACGGCCTGCGGATCATCCTCGTGGACTTCTGGGCCGGTGGCACGAAGCACCACAAGACCCTGCTCTGGGTCGTGCTCGCCCTCTGGGCCGTGCTGACCATCGGCTTCTGTATCCGTCACTTCGCGCTCGCCTTCGGAGGTCACTGA
- a CDS encoding mannose-1-phosphate guanylyltransferase — protein MSDQNLDAAPLSEAARDALSRFHAVIPAGGVGTRLWPLSRAAAPKFLHDLTGSGQTLIRATWDRLAPLAEQGMTVVTGRVHRDAVVGQLDELVEENLVLEPEPKDSAAAIGLAAAILSLRDPETIMGSFAADQVIAPVDRFQQAVTQAVVTAATGKIVTIGITPSHPATGFGYIRTGRSLRLSDAPDAHDVAAFVEKPDQRVAEQYVRSGRYLWNAGMFVAPVRLMLEHLEANEPELHAGLMQIARAWDTDERDEVLARVWPTLKKTAIDYAVAEPAAAVGDVAVVPGTFTWDDVGDFAAIARLNPVRDSSGITVIGETPRVYSTDASGVVVTDTERVIALIGIEDVVVVDTEDALLVTTTQNAQEVKKAVESLKKDGRDDVL, from the coding sequence ATGAGCGACCAGAACCTTGACGCAGCGCCCCTGTCGGAGGCGGCGCGCGACGCCCTCTCCCGTTTCCACGCGGTCATCCCGGCCGGCGGAGTCGGCACACGGCTGTGGCCCCTGTCCCGGGCGGCCGCCCCCAAGTTCCTCCACGACCTGACCGGATCGGGCCAGACGCTCATCCGCGCGACGTGGGATCGTCTCGCTCCGCTGGCCGAGCAGGGGATGACGGTCGTCACCGGACGCGTGCATCGCGACGCGGTCGTGGGACAGCTTGATGAGCTCGTCGAGGAGAATCTGGTGCTCGAGCCGGAGCCCAAGGACTCGGCGGCGGCAATCGGCCTGGCCGCGGCGATCCTGTCGCTGCGCGATCCCGAGACGATCATGGGCTCCTTCGCCGCTGACCAGGTGATCGCCCCCGTGGATCGCTTCCAGCAGGCCGTGACCCAGGCGGTCGTGACGGCGGCCACCGGGAAGATCGTCACCATCGGCATCACGCCGAGCCATCCGGCGACCGGCTTCGGCTACATCCGCACCGGCCGCTCCCTCCGCCTCTCGGACGCCCCCGACGCGCACGACGTGGCCGCGTTCGTCGAGAAGCCGGATCAGCGAGTCGCCGAGCAGTACGTGCGCTCGGGCCGCTACCTGTGGAACGCCGGCATGTTCGTGGCGCCGGTGCGCCTGATGCTCGAACACCTCGAGGCCAATGAGCCCGAACTGCACGCCGGGCTCATGCAGATCGCCCGAGCCTGGGACACCGACGAGCGCGATGAGGTGCTCGCCCGCGTGTGGCCCACCCTGAAGAAGACCGCCATCGACTACGCGGTGGCCGAGCCCGCCGCCGCGGTCGGCGACGTCGCGGTCGTGCCGGGCACCTTCACCTGGGACGACGTGGGCGATTTCGCCGCGATCGCACGACTCAACCCGGTCCGCGATTCCTCGGGCATCACCGTCATCGGCGAGACGCCGCGCGTCTACTCGACCGACGCCTCCGGCGTGGTCGTGACGGACACCGAGCGCGTCATCGCCCTGATCGGCATCGAGGACGTCGTGGTGGTCGACACCGAGGACGCCCTGCTGGTGACGACCACGCAGAACGCGCAGGAGGTCAAGAAGGCCGTCGAGTCGCTCAAGAAGGACGGGCGGGACGACGTCCTCTGA
- a CDS encoding amidohydrolase, translated as MTDATTRPADPTAPPSSAVEVPSTRPTVAAVEPGARALRRAVHAEPELGHVEHRTTAALLDHLARAGLQPQQLEDTGAYVDVGTGPLVLGLRADIDALPVDELTGLDYASRHQGIAHACGHDMHTAVMAGTAVSLHRILTGRGGSRALDEAASRAGGRVRVIFQPAEEIQPGGALGVIQQGALEGLPRILAAHCEPRFDVGTIGTRIGAITSAADTVRITLTGRGGHTSRPHLTEDMVFALSQIAVNVPAVLSRRIDVRSAVSVVWGQIAAGSAPNAIDSVGTLSGTMRCLDAEVWEEAGSLLDEVVTQVAAPYGVRVELEHIRGVPPVTNSEAETAVIEAAARRELGADAIQLTPQSMGGEDFAWMTQQVPGSMLRLGTRTPGGPVYDLHRGDYAPDERAIGVGMRVFTSAALGEMLGASGAGTEGRGRG; from the coding sequence ATGACCGACGCCACGACCCGTCCTGCCGACCCCACGGCCCCGCCGAGTTCAGCGGTCGAGGTCCCGTCGACCAGACCGACGGTCGCGGCCGTTGAGCCCGGGGCGCGTGCGCTGCGCCGGGCGGTACACGCGGAGCCGGAGCTCGGGCACGTCGAGCACCGCACGACCGCCGCCCTTCTCGACCACCTGGCACGTGCAGGCCTTCAGCCACAGCAGCTCGAGGACACCGGTGCATACGTCGACGTCGGGACCGGGCCGCTCGTGCTCGGCCTGCGCGCGGACATCGACGCCCTGCCAGTCGACGAGCTCACCGGCCTCGATTACGCCTCGCGGCACCAGGGCATCGCACACGCATGCGGCCACGACATGCACACCGCGGTCATGGCCGGCACCGCCGTGAGCCTGCATCGAATCCTGACCGGCCGCGGCGGAAGCCGGGCCCTCGACGAGGCGGCCTCCCGGGCCGGCGGCCGGGTCCGCGTCATCTTCCAGCCGGCCGAGGAGATTCAGCCCGGCGGAGCTCTCGGCGTCATCCAGCAGGGGGCGCTCGAGGGTCTGCCACGCATCCTGGCCGCGCACTGCGAGCCGCGCTTCGACGTCGGGACGATCGGCACCCGCATCGGCGCGATCACCTCGGCCGCGGACACCGTGCGGATCACGCTCACCGGGCGCGGCGGGCACACCTCCCGCCCGCATCTGACCGAGGACATGGTCTTCGCGCTGAGCCAGATCGCGGTGAACGTGCCCGCCGTGCTCTCCCGCCGCATCGACGTGCGCTCGGCCGTCTCTGTGGTGTGGGGACAGATCGCCGCCGGCTCGGCGCCGAACGCGATCGACTCCGTCGGCACTCTCTCCGGCACGATGCGCTGCCTGGACGCCGAGGTCTGGGAAGAAGCCGGAAGCCTGCTCGACGAGGTGGTCACCCAGGTCGCGGCCCCCTACGGGGTCCGGGTAGAGCTCGAACACATCCGCGGTGTGCCGCCGGTGACGAACAGCGAGGCGGAGACCGCGGTGATCGAAGCGGCGGCTCGGCGCGAGCTCGGGGCGGACGCCATCCAGCTGACGCCGCAGTCGATGGGCGGCGAGGACTTCGCCTGGATGACCCAGCAGGTGCCCGGGTCGATGCTCCGGCTCGGCACACGCACCCCCGGAGGACCCGTCTACGACCTGCATCGCGGCGACTATGCGCCCGATGAGCGCGCGATCGGCGTGGGCATGCGTGTGTTCACGTCTGCGGCGCTCGGCGAGATGCTCGGTGCATCCGGTGCCGGCACGGAAGGCCGTGGCCGTGGGTGA
- a CDS encoding cytidine deaminase, with product MGDVDWTALRAAALAAAARAHAPYSGFRVGAAALVDDGRTVAGCNVENASYGLTLCAECSLVSDLHMSAPTDARGRPRPGRLVAFVCVNAADEVTMPCGRCRQLLWEFRAPEMLVWGPSGPLPMTAVLPEAFGPDDLS from the coding sequence GTGGGTGACGTGGACTGGACGGCTCTGCGTGCCGCGGCACTGGCAGCGGCCGCCCGCGCCCATGCCCCGTATTCGGGGTTCCGCGTCGGTGCTGCGGCCCTGGTCGACGACGGCCGGACCGTGGCCGGCTGCAATGTCGAGAACGCCTCCTACGGGCTGACGTTGTGCGCCGAATGTTCGCTCGTGTCCGATCTGCACATGAGCGCCCCGACCGATGCACGGGGACGACCCCGCCCCGGCAGGCTCGTCGCGTTCGTCTGCGTGAACGCCGCCGACGAGGTCACCATGCCGTGCGGACGCTGCCGGCAGCTGCTCTGGGAGTTCCGGGCCCCGGAGATGCTCGTGTGGGGTCCGTCCGGCCCCCTGCCCATGACGGCAGTGCTGCCCGAAGCCTTCGGTCCCGACGATCTGAGCTGA